Proteins encoded within one genomic window of Glycine soja cultivar W05 chromosome 1, ASM419377v2, whole genome shotgun sequence:
- the LOC114414429 gene encoding kunitz-type trypsin inhibitor KTI1 yields the protein MKSTIFFALFLVCAFTISYLPSATAQFVLDTDDDPLQNGGTYYMLPVMRGKGGGIEVDSTGKEICPLTVVQSPNELDKGIGLVFTSPLHALFIAEGYPLSIKFGSFAVITLCAGMPTEWAIVEREGLQAVKLAARDTVDGWFNIERVSREYNDYKLVFCPQQAEDNKCEDIGIQIDDDGIRRLVLSKNKPLVVQFQKFRSSTA from the coding sequence ATGAAGAGTACTATCTTCTTTGCTCTCTTTCTAGTTTGTGCCTTCACCATCTCATACCTGCCTTCAGCCACCGCTCAGTTCGTGCTCGACACTGATGATGATCCTCTTCAAAACGGTGGCACATACTATATGTTGCCAGTTATGAGAGGAAAGGGCGGTGGAATAGAAGTAGATTCAACTGGAAAAGAAATATGCCCTCTCACTGTTGTGCAATCACCCAATGAGCTCGATAAGGGGATTGGACTAGTCTTTACATCTCCATTACATGCCCTTTTTATCGCCGAAGGCTATCCTTTGAGCATTAAGTTTGGTTCATTTGCAGTTATAACGCTGTGTGCCGGCATGCCTACTGAGTGGGCTATTGTGGAGAGAGAGGGTCTACAAGCTGTTAAACTTGCTGCACGCGATACAGTAGATGGTTGGTTTAATATTGAGAGAGTTTCCCGTGAATACAATGACTATAAGCTTGTGTTCTGTCCACAGCAAGCTGAAGATAACAAATGCGAGGATATTGGGATTCAGATCGACGATGATGGAATCAGGCGTTTAGTGCTGTCTAAGAACAAACCATTAGTGGTTCAGTTTCAGAAATTTAGATCATCAACTGCATGA